The following coding sequences lie in one Aureimonas sp. AU20 genomic window:
- the tssE gene encoding type VI secretion system baseplate subunit TssE — translation MSNIRPRQPVRLSVLDRLLAGDAPEGSRETLANVAALRNSVRRDLEALFNTRPCQVSAPAELKELHTSLLTYGLSDLQTRPMASDGQRDAFRRQFEDVIRRFEPRLRDVSVEMTGFATTLDRTLRFRIRGLLVTEAGVDAIVYDTAIDPAARNLSITGVEAGGA, via the coding sequence ATGTCGAACATCAGACCCCGCCAGCCCGTCCGCCTGTCCGTGCTCGACCGGCTGCTCGCCGGTGACGCGCCGGAAGGGAGCCGCGAGACGCTGGCCAATGTGGCGGCGCTGCGCAACAGCGTGCGCCGCGATCTGGAGGCGCTGTTCAACACGCGCCCATGCCAGGTCTCCGCCCCGGCGGAACTCAAGGAGTTGCACACTTCGCTTCTGACCTATGGGCTGAGCGACCTGCAGACCCGTCCGATGGCGTCGGACGGTCAGCGCGACGCCTTCCGTCGCCAGTTCGAGGACGTGATCCGGCGGTTCGAACCGCGCCTGCGCGACGTCAGCGTCGAGATGACCGGTTTCGCCACCACGCTCGACCGGACCTTGCGCTTTCGAATCCGCGGGCTTCTGGTAACAGAGGCGGGGGTCGACGCGATCGTCTACGATACGGCGATCGATCCGGCGGCGCGCAATCTGTCGATCACCGGCGTCGAGGCCGGCGGCGCATGA
- the tssC gene encoding type VI secretion system contractile sheath large subunit, which yields MKPSIPDRGKRIAGAAALPLGLRLVEALFDKEEVGESDLARFLREDNSAEALQLWFGDGLRSLLTRGGAGLRAAIDREIAAIDDMLSGQVDAILHHQDFQALEASWRGLDHLLASAGGDERVVVRVLSATWAELARDFNRTAEFDRSLLFERLYSDEFGMPGGLPYGLVLCDYEIQHRHGTARGIPGDDISTLSSLAGVAAAAFAPCVIGASPALLGVEDFSELSFVQDIALPFRGLDYARWRALQAQDDSRFLTVTAPRILLRRRHGDDGVRADGFRYDEGREGLSVDDWLFGNGVYAFGAVVINAFRDWSWFADIRGTRQDEGGAGLVEHLPSAPFSTGEARAYRRPLEVELTDRKQKQMEEIGLMTLSPCRYTPNSAFLGTPSLHVPAQAGTDVRAANERISSMLQYILCVSRFAHYIKVIARDVTGALTTADELQSRLSTWLQQYVTGNADAPDELKAQYPLNSSSVEIREVPGKPGSFACIMQLKPHFQIDQMVASFRLYTELNGLRGR from the coding sequence GTGAAACCCTCCATCCCTGATCGGGGGAAGCGGATCGCCGGCGCCGCCGCGCTGCCTCTGGGGCTTCGCTTGGTCGAAGCCCTGTTCGATAAGGAGGAAGTGGGCGAGAGCGATCTCGCCCGCTTCCTCAGGGAAGACAATTCGGCCGAGGCTCTTCAGCTTTGGTTCGGAGACGGCCTGCGCAGCCTCCTCACGCGGGGCGGGGCGGGTCTTCGAGCGGCGATCGACCGCGAGATCGCCGCCATCGACGACATGCTGTCGGGGCAGGTCGACGCAATCCTTCATCACCAGGATTTCCAGGCGCTCGAAGCGTCCTGGCGCGGGCTCGACCATCTTCTGGCCTCGGCCGGAGGGGACGAGCGCGTGGTGGTGCGCGTTCTTTCCGCCACCTGGGCCGAACTGGCGCGCGACTTCAACCGCACGGCGGAGTTCGATCGCAGCCTCCTGTTCGAGCGTCTCTACAGCGACGAGTTCGGTATGCCGGGCGGCCTGCCCTATGGCCTCGTCCTGTGCGACTACGAGATCCAGCACCGGCACGGCACGGCGCGTGGAATTCCGGGCGACGATATCTCCACCCTGTCCTCGCTGGCGGGCGTGGCGGCGGCGGCCTTCGCGCCCTGCGTCATCGGCGCCAGCCCCGCGCTTCTGGGGGTGGAGGACTTTTCCGAACTGTCCTTCGTGCAGGACATCGCCCTGCCCTTTCGCGGCCTGGACTACGCCCGCTGGCGCGCCCTTCAGGCGCAGGACGACAGCCGCTTTCTCACCGTCACCGCGCCGCGCATTCTTCTGCGTCGACGCCATGGCGACGACGGCGTGCGGGCGGACGGATTTCGCTACGACGAGGGGCGCGAAGGTCTCTCGGTCGACGACTGGCTGTTCGGCAATGGCGTCTATGCCTTCGGTGCCGTCGTCATCAACGCCTTTCGGGATTGGAGCTGGTTCGCCGACATTCGCGGCACCCGGCAGGACGAAGGCGGTGCCGGCCTGGTCGAGCACCTGCCGAGCGCGCCCTTCTCCACCGGCGAGGCCCGCGCCTATCGCCGCCCGCTGGAGGTGGAACTGACCGATCGCAAGCAGAAGCAGATGGAGGAGATCGGCCTGATGACGCTGAGCCCCTGTCGCTACACGCCGAACTCGGCCTTTCTTGGAACGCCCTCCCTGCATGTGCCCGCCCAGGCGGGAACCGACGTGCGCGCGGCCAACGAACGCATCTCCTCGATGCTGCAATACATTCTCTGCGTCAGCCGCTTTGCCCATTACATCAAGGTCATCGCGCGGGACGTGACGGGCGCCTTGACGACAGCCGATGAGCTGCAATCGCGCCTGAGCACGTGGCTGCAGCAATATGTGACCGGCAATGCCGATGCGCCGGATGAGCTCAAGGCGCAGTATCCGCTCAACAGTTCCAGTGTGGAAATCCGCGAGGTGCCGGGCAAGCCGGGTTCGTTCGCCTGCATCATGCAGTTGAAGCCGCATTTCCAGATCGATCAGATGGTGGCCTCGTTCCGTCTCTACACGGAACTGAACGGTCTGCGCGGGCGCTGA
- the tssC gene encoding type VI secretion system contractile sheath large subunit: protein MSETQLKSATGAEAAVETGSLLDQAIGATRNTDANEVQDLLRNLTQEAMKGTVTFNKNLAVTFQKAIAAIDDKISKQLSAIMHHPEFQEIEGSWRGLNYLVKNTETSANLKIRLLNISKKELSKDLAKAAEFDQSTIFKKIYENEFGLSGGEPYGALIGNYDFGPGADDMATLQSMSNVAAAAFAPFVAAAAPQMFGLDSFTELSKPRDLEKIFETPDYIKWRSFRESEDSRFVTLAMPRVLSRLPYGSAGTQIEEFDFQEAPVDADGRTTAMTPDKFTWTNAAFSLGTRLTDAFAQTGWCTAIRGAEGGGKVENLPSFTFVSDSGDTDQQCPTEIGITDRREAELSKLGFLPICHYKNTDYAVFFGAQTTQKPKKYDTPEATANAAISARLPYIMATGRIAHYLKVMGRDKVGSFLEASDAESWLNSWISNYVNGNAAAGQETKARFPLAEAKVTVKEVPGAPGSYNAVAYLRPWLQMEELTTSMRLVARIPASA from the coding sequence ATGAGCGAGACCCAGCTTAAGTCTGCCACTGGAGCCGAAGCCGCCGTCGAGACCGGTAGCCTGCTCGACCAGGCGATCGGCGCGACGCGCAACACGGACGCCAACGAAGTTCAGGATCTTCTGCGCAATCTGACGCAGGAGGCCATGAAGGGCACGGTGACGTTCAACAAGAACCTCGCCGTGACCTTCCAGAAGGCAATCGCGGCGATCGACGACAAGATCTCCAAGCAGCTTTCCGCCATCATGCACCATCCCGAGTTCCAGGAGATCGAGGGCTCGTGGCGAGGGCTGAATTATCTCGTCAAGAACACCGAGACGAGCGCCAACCTGAAGATCCGCCTGCTCAACATCTCCAAGAAGGAGCTGAGCAAGGATCTGGCGAAGGCGGCCGAGTTCGACCAGAGCACGATCTTCAAGAAGATCTACGAGAACGAGTTCGGCCTGTCGGGCGGCGAGCCTTATGGCGCGCTGATCGGCAACTACGATTTTGGCCCCGGTGCCGACGACATGGCGACGCTGCAGAGCATGTCGAACGTCGCCGCCGCCGCCTTCGCGCCCTTCGTGGCGGCCGCCGCGCCGCAGATGTTCGGCCTCGATTCCTTCACGGAACTGTCCAAGCCGCGTGACCTCGAGAAGATTTTCGAGACCCCGGATTACATCAAATGGCGCTCGTTCCGCGAAAGCGAGGACAGCCGCTTCGTCACGCTCGCCATGCCGCGCGTCCTGTCGCGCCTGCCCTACGGCTCGGCCGGCACGCAGATCGAGGAATTCGATTTCCAGGAAGCTCCCGTCGACGCCGACGGCCGCACCACGGCCATGACGCCCGACAAGTTCACCTGGACCAACGCGGCCTTCTCGCTCGGTACGCGCCTGACCGACGCCTTCGCCCAGACCGGCTGGTGCACGGCCATTCGCGGCGCCGAGGGCGGCGGCAAGGTGGAAAACCTGCCGAGCTTCACCTTCGTCTCCGACAGCGGCGACACGGACCAGCAGTGCCCGACCGAGATCGGCATCACCGACCGGCGCGAGGCGGAACTCTCCAAGCTCGGCTTCCTGCCGATCTGCCACTACAAGAACACTGACTATGCCGTGTTCTTCGGCGCACAGACCACGCAGAAGCCCAAGAAGTACGACACGCCCGAGGCGACGGCCAACGCCGCCATCTCGGCCCGCCTGCCCTACATCATGGCCACGGGCCGCATCGCGCACTACCTGAAGGTCATGGGTCGCGACAAGGTCGGCTCGTTCCTCGAAGCGAGCGACGCCGAGAGCTGGCTGAACAGCTGGATCAGCAATTACGTGAACGGCAACGCGGCCGCCGGCCAGGAAACCAAGGCCCGCTTCCCGCTGGCCGAGGCGAAGGTCACGGTGAAGGAAGTCCCGGGCGCGCCCGGTTCCTACAACGCGGTCGCCTATCTGCGCCCCTGGCTGCAGATGGAAGAGCTCACCACGTCCATGCGCCTCGTGGCTCGCATCCCGGCTTCGGCCTGA
- the tssB gene encoding type VI secretion system contractile sheath small subunit has translation MSESLQHKLNRVRKPRVHITYDVETEGAAVRKELPFVVGVLGDFSGKSYEPQKPLRDRKFTQIDRDNFDETLQRLTPGAQFRVDNTLSDDGSEIAVDLRFKSMADFEPAAVVQQVEPLRKLLEARNKLRDLMTKVDRSEELESLLEEVLKNTDQIQALASQLGTDSGKGDE, from the coding sequence ATGTCCGAAAGCTTGCAGCATAAGTTGAACCGGGTGCGTAAGCCCCGCGTTCACATCACCTACGACGTCGAGACGGAAGGTGCGGCGGTCCGCAAGGAACTGCCCTTCGTGGTCGGCGTGCTCGGCGACTTCTCGGGCAAGTCCTATGAGCCGCAGAAGCCTTTGCGCGACCGCAAGTTCACGCAGATCGACCGCGACAATTTCGACGAGACGCTCCAGCGCCTGACGCCGGGTGCGCAGTTCCGCGTCGACAACACCCTGTCGGACGACGGCTCGGAAATCGCGGTCGATCTGCGGTTCAAGTCGATGGCCGATTTCGAGCCCGCCGCCGTGGTCCAGCAGGTCGAGCCGCTGCGCAAGCTGCTCGAGGCGCGCAACAAGCTGCGCGATCTCATGACCAAGGTCGACCGCTCCGAGGAGCTGGAAAGCCTTCTCGAGGAAGTTCTGAAGAACACGGACCAGATCCAGGCCCTGGCCAGCCAGCTCGGCACGGATTCCGGCAAGGGAGACGAGTGA
- the tssA gene encoding type VI secretion system protein TssA, with protein sequence MSLPSVIDLDALSQPIGEDAPSGGDPRADGSAQSLYYRVKDARGAARAAERGNVDADAPPPESWDIVLQSGLALLTSQAKDLEVAAWTTEALVRLEGFAGLRDGLRLLTSLVDGFWDTVHPLPDEEDGIEGRLTAVGALSGAGAAGTLAQTLRTLPLVGLAKPRSIWNYDQAVELGKLTDPDRRAARIAGGAVSLETFRESLAETAGRDLADLLATIDEALAALAALGTSLDRVAGYDAPSFTPLRELLEHITGSIRHFGAEKLAAQEKIRERQEATAPVAAPAPAEAGAGASAGSDGWGAPAGGGAPLAVGHAAAPRTGGFANREDALNAVLQLAEYFRLTEPQAPISYTLTEAVRRARMSLPELLQELTTDASHISRFILAAGMRIEGKEEITHVQPVASSSSPSYDNSYSENNPRPNDGW encoded by the coding sequence ATGTCGCTTCCGTCCGTGATCGATCTCGACGCCCTTTCGCAGCCGATCGGCGAAGACGCTCCGTCGGGCGGCGATCCGCGCGCCGACGGTTCGGCCCAGTCGCTCTATTATCGCGTCAAGGATGCGCGCGGCGCCGCCCGCGCCGCCGAGCGCGGCAATGTAGACGCCGATGCGCCGCCTCCCGAGAGCTGGGACATCGTCCTGCAAAGCGGGCTGGCGCTGCTGACTTCGCAGGCCAAGGATCTCGAAGTCGCCGCCTGGACGACGGAAGCCCTGGTGCGGCTGGAAGGTTTCGCCGGACTCCGCGACGGGCTGCGACTGCTCACCTCGCTGGTGGATGGGTTCTGGGACACGGTCCATCCCCTGCCCGACGAGGAGGATGGCATAGAGGGGCGATTGACGGCGGTCGGCGCGTTGAGCGGAGCGGGCGCGGCCGGAACGCTCGCCCAGACGCTGCGCACCCTCCCCCTCGTCGGCCTCGCCAAGCCCCGCTCCATCTGGAACTACGACCAGGCGGTGGAACTCGGCAAGCTGACCGACCCGGATCGGCGGGCGGCCCGCATCGCCGGAGGCGCGGTTTCGCTGGAGACGTTCCGCGAGAGTCTGGCCGAAACGGCGGGGCGCGATCTCGCCGATCTGCTCGCGACGATCGACGAGGCGCTGGCCGCGCTGGCCGCGCTCGGCACGTCGCTCGACCGGGTGGCCGGCTACGACGCGCCGTCCTTCACGCCGCTGCGCGAGCTTCTGGAACACATAACCGGCTCGATCCGCCATTTCGGTGCCGAAAAGCTCGCCGCGCAGGAGAAGATCCGCGAAAGGCAGGAGGCCACCGCGCCCGTCGCGGCTCCGGCACCCGCAGAGGCTGGTGCCGGGGCCAGCGCTGGGAGCGATGGATGGGGCGCGCCCGCAGGGGGCGGCGCGCCGCTTGCCGTTGGCCATGCGGCGGCGCCCAGAACCGGCGGTTTCGCCAATCGCGAAGACGCGCTGAACGCGGTACTGCAACTGGCGGAGTATTTCCGCCTGACCGAACCGCAAGCTCCTATTTCCTATACGCTGACCGAAGCGGTGCGCCGGGCGCGAATGTCGTTGCCCGAATTGCTTCAAGAGCTTACAACCGACGCATCGCATATCAGCCGATTTATTCTTGCCGCGGGCATGCGCATCGAAGGCAAGGAAGAGATTACCCACGTTCAACCGGTCGCTTCTTCGTCGTCGCCCAGCTACGACAACAGTTACAGCGAGAACAATCCCAGGCCGAACGATGGGTGGTAA
- a CDS encoding DUF6931 family protein: MAVPLAPIRKISGATAAEICGRVALSAEAKAYLTPSLSPQGLLTLLDRSGLFADAVRFLAFALPVREGVWWACMTGIAIPGAASADPDPAYNAAQDWVYEPTDERRFLCLQAAESVQSATPGAYAALAAFWSGGSMAPEGLPEVPPDPVLAPTGIAASILLAVAAGDPRRSDQLFRDAIGRGIDIGNGGDGRQPSASPSFFPKGSN, translated from the coding sequence ATGGCCGTTCCGCTCGCTCCCATCCGAAAGATCAGCGGCGCCACGGCGGCCGAAATTTGCGGCCGCGTCGCCCTCTCGGCCGAAGCCAAGGCCTATCTGACGCCGAGCCTGTCGCCGCAGGGCCTCCTGACGCTCCTGGACCGAAGCGGCCTGTTCGCCGACGCCGTGCGCTTCCTGGCCTTCGCGCTTCCGGTGCGCGAGGGCGTCTGGTGGGCCTGCATGACGGGGATCGCCATTCCCGGCGCAGCCTCGGCCGATCCCGATCCGGCATACAACGCTGCGCAGGACTGGGTCTACGAGCCCACGGACGAACGCCGCTTCCTCTGCCTGCAGGCCGCCGAAAGCGTCCAGTCGGCAACACCGGGGGCCTATGCCGCACTCGCGGCCTTCTGGTCCGGCGGCAGCATGGCGCCGGAAGGCCTGCCCGAGGTGCCGCCGGATCCGGTTCTGGCGCCGACGGGCATCGCGGCCTCGATCCTGCTCGCCGTCGCGGCGGGCGATCCCAGGCGGTCGGATCAACTCTTCCGGGACGCGATCGGTCGAGGCATCGACATCGGCAATGGCGGAGACGGGCGCCAGCCCTCCGCCTCGCCGTCCTTCTTCCCCAAAGGGTCCAATTGA
- a CDS encoding type VI secretion system Vgr family protein, with translation MSTVSLSQEQRWLRLQTPLGQDVLVVEEMEGREALSRLFSFRLRGLCSRTFAPADLLGQAVGLTLARFAGETRQIHGIVTGLRFGPLLRSGYRRCEIDVEPSLAVLRHSSNYRIFQEKSVVDIATAIFGERKVNDFRFDVVGAKTPRPYCVQFGETDLDFVSRLFEEEGYFFFFEHTDSAHTLVVSDSAVKYAAASGAALRHAEGSVEGERLVQSVSLHRRMADTKWGFRQFDFTAPSTPIDGSSESSLSLTSAWSGWEHFAYGEREALDAQQKAAATRNVDAADALTEELDGQSTAVSLVPGRKFSIQSSSHDDVALLDGAQLSGESLVVTTIEHRLIDPSYFNSRPKQDGVATYSNRFRAIPAGRTARPAIHTAKHRAHGPQTATVVGPSGSEIYTDQHGRVRVQFHWDRLGKKDEQSSCFIRVAQGWAGKGWGMQFIPRVGMEVIVHFLNGDPDQPLVTGALYNGDFTPPFALPGEMNKSGLRTRSTKSGDTATFNELSFDDTKDKEQVLFHAQKDFKRVVENDDVVDIGHDQTRTIKNDRTTTITDGNDTLTISKGNRAETLSQGNETLDIAQGNRTVTLTQGNDALKLGSGHLSIALQGGNMSVELQAGNLSQTCAAGKVTIEALQGITLKCGQSTIEVTPQGVMIKGPMVTAQATGKAELSGLMVDVKGSGMTQINGGLVKIN, from the coding sequence ATGTCGACGGTTTCCCTGTCGCAGGAACAGCGCTGGTTGCGGCTGCAAACGCCGCTCGGCCAGGATGTGCTCGTGGTCGAGGAAATGGAGGGTCGCGAAGCTTTGTCGCGGCTCTTCTCGTTCCGGCTTCGCGGGCTGTGCAGCCGGACCTTCGCTCCAGCCGACCTGTTAGGTCAGGCGGTGGGGCTTACGCTTGCGCGCTTCGCGGGCGAAACGCGGCAGATCCATGGGATCGTCACGGGCCTGCGCTTCGGCCCACTGCTGCGAAGCGGCTATCGGCGCTGCGAGATCGACGTCGAGCCCAGCCTTGCCGTTCTCCGCCACTCCTCGAACTACCGAATTTTCCAGGAAAAGAGCGTGGTGGACATCGCGACCGCGATCTTCGGCGAGCGCAAGGTGAACGATTTCCGCTTCGATGTGGTGGGGGCCAAGACGCCTCGTCCCTACTGCGTCCAGTTCGGCGAAACCGATCTCGACTTCGTGTCCCGCCTTTTCGAGGAAGAGGGTTATTTCTTCTTCTTCGAACATACGGACAGCGCGCACACGCTCGTCGTCAGCGACAGCGCGGTGAAGTATGCCGCCGCCTCGGGCGCGGCGCTGCGCCATGCCGAAGGGAGCGTCGAGGGAGAGCGCCTCGTTCAGTCCGTTTCGCTTCATCGGCGGATGGCCGACACGAAATGGGGTTTCCGTCAGTTCGATTTCACGGCACCCTCGACGCCGATCGACGGGTCCAGCGAGTCCAGTCTTTCGCTTACCAGCGCCTGGAGCGGCTGGGAGCATTTCGCCTATGGCGAGCGCGAGGCGCTGGACGCGCAGCAGAAGGCCGCCGCCACTCGCAATGTCGACGCGGCCGACGCGCTGACCGAAGAACTCGACGGGCAATCGACAGCCGTCTCGCTCGTTCCCGGGCGCAAATTCTCCATCCAGAGCAGTTCGCATGACGACGTCGCTCTTCTAGACGGCGCGCAGCTATCGGGCGAGAGCTTGGTCGTGACCACGATCGAGCATCGCCTGATCGACCCGTCCTATTTCAACAGTCGGCCGAAGCAGGACGGCGTTGCCACCTATTCCAATCGTTTCCGCGCCATTCCCGCCGGGCGGACGGCGCGGCCGGCGATCCACACCGCCAAGCACCGCGCCCATGGACCGCAGACCGCCACGGTGGTCGGCCCCTCGGGTTCCGAGATCTACACGGACCAGCATGGCCGGGTGCGCGTCCAGTTCCATTGGGACAGGCTCGGCAAGAAGGACGAGCAAAGCTCCTGCTTCATCCGCGTCGCCCAGGGCTGGGCGGGCAAGGGCTGGGGGATGCAGTTCATTCCGCGTGTCGGAATGGAGGTGATCGTGCATTTCTTGAACGGCGATCCCGACCAGCCGCTGGTGACCGGCGCTCTCTACAACGGCGATTTCACGCCGCCCTTCGCCCTGCCGGGCGAGATGAACAAGAGCGGGCTGCGGACCCGCAGCACGAAATCCGGTGACACGGCGACGTTCAACGAACTGTCCTTCGACGACACGAAAGACAAGGAGCAGGTGCTCTTCCACGCGCAAAAGGATTTCAAGCGCGTGGTGGAGAACGACGACGTCGTCGATATCGGTCACGACCAGACCCGTACGATCAAGAACGACCGCACCACGACCATCACTGACGGCAATGACACGTTGACGATTTCGAAGGGCAACCGGGCCGAAACCCTCTCGCAGGGTAACGAGACGCTGGACATCGCCCAGGGCAACCGCACCGTGACCTTGACCCAGGGCAACGACGCACTGAAACTCGGCAGCGGCCATCTTTCGATCGCGCTGCAGGGCGGCAACATGAGCGTCGAGTTGCAGGCCGGCAATCTCTCCCAGACATGCGCCGCCGGCAAGGTGACGATCGAGGCGCTGCAAGGCATTACGCTGAAATGCGGACAGAGCACGATCGAGGTGACGCCGCAGGGCGTGATGATCAAGGGGCCTATGGTCACCGCGCAGGCGACCGGGAAGGCCGAACTGTCCGGCCTGATGGTCGACGTCAAGGGATCGGGCATGACGCAGATCAATGGCGGCCTGGTGAAGATCAATTGA
- a CDS encoding Hcp family type VI secretion system effector — protein sequence MAIYLKYDALEGNVTAVGFEKWIELNSFQWGVGRGIGSADGTSGVRESSAASVSEITVSKQLDKISHKMLEEALYGLPVKVEVAFTRTKKDGEEEFLRYELSNTMTSGYSISSGGDRPQETLSFNFTKVMMKNSVAKADNTGESQTTTYDMSTRKNA from the coding sequence ATGGCCATCTATCTTAAATATGACGCCCTCGAAGGCAACGTCACCGCCGTTGGTTTCGAGAAATGGATCGAACTGAATAGCTTCCAGTGGGGCGTCGGCCGTGGCATCGGCTCAGCGGACGGTACTTCGGGCGTACGCGAAAGCTCCGCTGCCTCGGTCAGCGAAATTACCGTGAGCAAGCAACTCGACAAAATCTCCCATAAGATGCTGGAAGAGGCCCTCTACGGCCTGCCTGTCAAAGTCGAGGTCGCCTTTACGCGCACCAAGAAGGATGGTGAGGAAGAGTTTCTTCGCTATGAACTGAGCAATACGATGACGTCGGGCTACTCCATCTCGTCCGGCGGCGACCGCCCGCAAGAAACTCTATCCTTCAATTTCACGAAGGTCATGATGAAGAACTCGGTCGCCAAAGCCGACAACACGGGCGAGTCGCAGACCACGACCTACGATATGTCTACCCGCAAGAACGCCTGA